AGCCGCCGCTTCGGCGAACGCAAGCTGTTCGTATGGGCCACGCTGGCCTTCGTCATCACCTCGCTGCTGTGCGGCCTGGCCCAGAGCATGGGCATGTTGGTGCTGTCGCGTGCACTGCAGGGCTTCGTGGCCGGCCCGATGTACCCGATCACGCAGTCGTTGCTGGTGTCGATCTATCCCCGCGAGAAACGCGGGCAGGCGCTGGCGCTGCTGGCGATGATCACCGTGGTGGCGCCGATCTGCGGCCCGATCCTCGGTGGCTGGATCACCGACAACTACAGCTGGGAATGGATCTTCCTGATCAACGTGCCACTGGGCATCTTCGCCGCGCTGGTGGTGGGCAACCAGCTGAAGGGGCGCCCGGAGCAGATCGAGAAGCCGAAGATGGACTATGTCGGCCTGGTCACTCTGGTGATCGGTGTCGGCGCGCTGCAGCTGGTGCTGGATCTGGGCAACGACGAGGACTGGTTCTCGTCGATGAAGATCGTGGTGCTGGCCTGCGTGGCAGTGGTGACGCTGACGGTCTTCCTGATCTGGGAGCTGACCGACAAGGATCCGATCGTCGACCTCAAGCTGTTCCGGCATCGAAACTTCCGCGCAGGCACGCTGGCGATGGTGGTGGCCTATGCGGCGTTCTTCAGCGTGGCGCTGCTGATCCCGCAGTGGCTGCAGCGTGACATGGGCTACACCGCGATCTGGGCGGGCCTGGCGACGGCGCCGATCGGTATCCTGCCAGTGATCATGACCCCCTTCGTCGGCAAGTATGCATCGCGCTTCGACATGCGCATGCTGGCCACGATCGCCTTCATCGTGCTGTCGATGACCAGCTTCCTGCGCTCGAACTTCAACCTGCAGGTGGACTACATGCACGTGGCCGGCGTACAGCTGATCATGGGCATCGGCGTGGCGCTGTTCTTCATGCCCGTGCTGCAGATCCTGCTGTCGGACCTGGATGGGCGCGAGATCGCGGCGGGTTCCGGCCTGGCCACCTTCCTGCGTACGCTGGGCGGCAGCTTCGCGGCATCGCTGACCACGTGGCTGTGGGCGCGTCGTACCCAGGTGCATCATGCGGATCTGACCGAGCACATCTCGGCCTATCAGCCGGGCATGCAGGACCAGGTGACCGCGATGGGGCAGGGCAACCTGCAGAACGGTGCCGCGGTGCTGAACAACATGATCAACCACCAGGCTTCGCAGATGGGCTTCAACGACATCTTCTTCCTGCTGGGCTGGATCTTCCTGGCGATCATCACGTTCCTGTGGCTGGCCAAACCGCCGTTCGGCGCAGGCGCAGGTGCGGCCGCCGGCGGAGGGCACTGAAAACTCCCTGGAAACACGTGCAGTATTTTGACCCCGTCGCAAGGCGGGGTCCTTGTTTGTGCAACGCGGGTCCCACGGGCCCTGGCGTTGGGGGAGTGCAGCGGCAGGTTCAGCGCGTGTGATAGACGCGCTTGAACACGACTCGATCACGGAACAATAGGGAAATGGCCCACATTCCCGCCACAAGTACGGCGCCACACGTGAGCCAGCCGGCAGTGGCCTGCAATCGGCTGCCGACCAGGGCGCCGCAGATGATGGCGGCGACGAAGACGAACATTACGGCCTCCTTCGATGCGCCGTAGTGGACCTCGGCCTGGCATCCCACGCATACGCGTACGCCGTCATTCGAGCCGGTGTGGCAGTGAGGGCAGATGATGGTGCGCTGCATGGGGACATCCTTTTGGGGAAAGGGACGCTGGTCAGGTCGTGGCGATAGACCTGCAACCGGCTCCCGTAAATCTGCCTTCCACCGAAATGGAATCGGGTAGATCTCCGACTAGGAAAAGTACGAACTGAGCGGGTAACGTGAAATGCGACCCAAAAGGAGGCCGTTCAGGGTTTGGTGACGGCGCGCCGGGAGGAGGTATGCACCAGCGAGTGACGCCTGGGGGGGGGGCGAGATGCGACAGTTCGAGCGGTAGATGCGATGCCACGCTCGCCAAACCCCGGAAACGAAAAAACCCGCTTTCGCGGGTTTGATCACTTTGAGTCGTGGTGCCCAGGAGAGGACTCGAACCTCCACGGTTTTACCCGCTAGTACCTGAAACTAGTGCGTCTACCAATTCCGCCACCTGGGCGACTCAGGAGATGAATTATGAGGAACGACAGCGGGGGTGTCAACAACATTTCACACTTTTCTCTGCGGCTCCACGCCCAGGTGCAGCAGCAGGCTGCGCATCGCCGGCGACAGCTGCGCCCACTGGGCGAAGCACGCGCACAAACGGCGTTGTGCCCACGCATCGGCAAGCGGCACGGCGACGGTACGCGTGCTGCGCCGATGCTGGCGGGCGAGGGTACGCGGCACGATGCCGACGCCGATGCCGTGTCCGACCATGATGCACACGCCTTCGAAGGTCTTCATGCGGATGCGCACGTCCAGTCGGCGACCGATGTCGCGCGCCTGGCCTTCGATGTAGGTCTGCAGTGCATTGCCGTCGGCAAGGGCGACGAAGGTCTCGCTGGCAACCTCGGTGAAGGACACGCTGCGCCGCGATGCGAAGCGGTGGTCTGCGGGCAGCAGCATCACCAACGGGTCTTCCGCGACCACATGCTGCTGCAGGCCGGTGGCATCGACCGCGTCGCTGATGATGCCGGCCTCGGCCTGGCCGGCATTGATCGCTCGCACGACGTCCGGGCTGGTGCGTTCCAGCAGTTCCACGTGCAGGCGCGGGCGTTCGGCCAGCCACGGCGCGAGCCGCGAGGGCAGGTAGTTGGTCAGTGCTGCGGTATTGGCATACAGATGCAGGGTGCCGCGTGCGCCGTGTGCGAACGCCTGCAGCTCACCGCGCAGTTGTGCCTGTTGCTGCAGGATCAGGCGTGCATGGTGGGCAAGGGCGGCGCCGGCTTCGGTCAGGCTGACGCCGCGCGGATGCCGGTTCAACAACCCGGTGCCTGCGTCGGCTTCGATCATGCGCAGGCGTTCGCTGGCCGAACCCAGGGCCAGGTTGGCCTGTGCTGCGCCGGCGGTGATGCTGCCGGCCTCGGCGATGGCCAGGAACAGACGCAGGTCGGCGATATCCATCCGCATGGGGTGCCCTCATCGCAACGCCGGCGCCTTCGGATCAGCCGAAGGCAGGGGCGGGAAGACCGCATTGTGCGCCGATGATCTGCCCGATCCAATGAAGGCATGAATGAGACAACGTA
This genomic interval from Stenotrophomonas sp. 57 contains the following:
- the emrB gene encoding multidrug efflux MFS transporter permease subunit EmrB, with amino-acid sequence MSAQAPAAPGAPGAPAAPGAASGFLPPSVALCTVGLAMASFMQVLDTTIANVSLPTIAGNLGASSQQATWVITSFAVSTAIALPLTGWLSRRFGERKLFVWATLAFVITSLLCGLAQSMGMLVLSRALQGFVAGPMYPITQSLLVSIYPREKRGQALALLAMITVVAPICGPILGGWITDNYSWEWIFLINVPLGIFAALVVGNQLKGRPEQIEKPKMDYVGLVTLVIGVGALQLVLDLGNDEDWFSSMKIVVLACVAVVTLTVFLIWELTDKDPIVDLKLFRHRNFRAGTLAMVVAYAAFFSVALLIPQWLQRDMGYTAIWAGLATAPIGILPVIMTPFVGKYASRFDMRMLATIAFIVLSMTSFLRSNFNLQVDYMHVAGVQLIMGIGVALFFMPVLQILLSDLDGREIAAGSGLATFLRTLGGSFAASLTTWLWARRTQVHHADLTEHISAYQPGMQDQVTAMGQGNLQNGAAVLNNMINHQASQMGFNDIFFLLGWIFLAIITFLWLAKPPFGAGAGAAAGGGH
- a CDS encoding LysR family transcriptional regulator produces the protein MRMDIADLRLFLAIAEAGSITAGAAQANLALGSASERLRMIEADAGTGLLNRHPRGVSLTEAGAALAHHARLILQQQAQLRGELQAFAHGARGTLHLYANTAALTNYLPSRLAPWLAERPRLHVELLERTSPDVVRAINAGQAEAGIISDAVDATGLQQHVVAEDPLVMLLPADHRFASRRSVSFTEVASETFVALADGNALQTYIEGQARDIGRRLDVRIRMKTFEGVCIMVGHGIGVGIVPRTLARQHRRSTRTVAVPLADAWAQRRLCACFAQWAQLSPAMRSLLLHLGVEPQRKV